In Pseudanabaena sp. BC1403, the sequence GGAAAATGCCAATGCCCAAGGCGATCGCGATTTGAATCTAAAATTCATCGCATTCAATCGAGCCGAGGCTAGTTCAGCAGATTGTCCACCTGACAAGAACGCAATAGTCGGAACAGCAGCAGGGACTACCCGTGATAGACAGTTCACCGTAGCATCAGCCACCTCGTCCACCGATTCCTGTTGAGAACAGGTCAATCCCGAAAGCACCATATTGGGCTTCAGGATCATGCCCTCTAACATTACCCTCTGTGTGTAGAGTTGGTTGAAGACAGTTCGCAGGACTTCCTCTGTAATCTCGCTGCACTGTGACAGACTATGGACTCCATCCATCAGCACTTCTGGCTCGACAATCGGAACCAGTCCAGTTTCTTGGCACAACGCCGCATAGCGAGCCAGCGATTGGGCATTGGCTTCGATACAACCCCGACTGGGAATGCCATCAGCAATAGTAATCACCGCACGCCACTTGGCAAAACGCGCACCCATTTGAAAATATTCCTTGAGGCGATCGCGCAAGCCATCCAGACCTTCGGTAATCTTTTCTCTAGGATGACCTGCCATATCCTTAGCACCGATGTCAACTTTAATTCCCGTAATTATTCCTGCATCGGAGAGCACCTTAATAAAAGAAGTGCCATCTTTCTTGTGTTGTCGGATCGTTTCATCGTAAAGAATCACGCCACTAATGTACTCACTAAGACTGGGCGTGGTGATAATTAACTCTCGATAAGCCCGTCGAGATTCTTCGGTCTGGGGAATGCTTAACTTTGCGAATCGTCTGTTACAGGTGGGATTGCTCTCATCCATTGCCAATAGACCCTTATTGTTAGCAACAAGCGACTTTGCAGTTTCCATCAAATCTTGAACATTCATTTCGGGTTGGTTTCCATCATTTAAGCTTCCTGTGTAACACCGATTCCAATTGTGTGGGGAGGCTCGTTGGCAATTAAGTCCTCTACCCAGTATCCTTGTCGGTTGTAATGAAGATGCAATTTAGTCTCATAATCCAGAGTTAGTAGAGACTCGTCTGTATATTCTGGCGATCGCTTGATAGTTTCGCGAGAATGATTCACAAATACTTTTGACTCATCCCAACTAACGCGATCGATCCATTGCGGTGAAAGTAGGAGCTTTTTCCCTGACCACCAGTTGGCTGTATTGATGATCAGATAACGAATCGTCCATGTCTCATCGTCAATAATAAAGTCCTCAATATGACCAATCTCGCCATCTGTGGCTTGGATGTGATAGCCATTCACCGCATCGGTGCTACGCAAGTGGGAGTCCCACGATTTCTCTTCTCGATTTATTTCCGTCGATAGTTCGGGGTTATGCTGAATGTATGGATAGGCTCCCCACATATATGAACCACTCCAATACATCGGGTATCCATAATACCCAAAGTAGGACATTTCAAATTGCTTGGAAACAGGTTTGTGACTACTCAAGGAAGGACTACTTTCAATTTGCTTTTTAGTCAAATTGATCGTGATGTCATGTTGTTCCTTAATCACTGCAACCAGCGCATAGGGAGAGAGCAGTACCTGCCGCCCCGTAAGCCAGTTTCCTGTGTCAGCGACTAAATAGCGAATTGTCCAATACTGATCGTCGAAGTAGAATTCTTTGACTTTCCCGATTTCACCATCAAGGCTATTTAAACTATACCCATTAAGTGTTTTGGCTTTATTTAACATCTTCGATTCCTAATCGCTAAGTATTGTAATTTTTTTTGAATAGAGATTTAGTCGTTAAATAGGCAAGCAATATTAGAAACCATTTAAGAATTGTCTAGATCCCCCCCAGCCCCCCTTAAAAAGGGGGGAGAATTAAATTCTTCCCCCTTTTTAAGGGGGATTGAGGGGGATCTCTTAGAGCTTTTGACCGCAGAAAGTAATTCTTAAATGGTTTCTTAAGTCATCTTTTTTGAATTCCAATTAAAAATGTTTAGACGAAATCAAACATTTTTCTACTTGATACCATTCTGTTATGAGGATGCTTGAAATCATGTATATGCGATCGCATGAATTGTATGATTAGTGTGAGCTGTATTAAATCTTTACGTGAATAAGATTGTGGCAACGCAATTAATCATCTTTCTAACAGCAATGGTTTTACTGCATCTCCATTCCCTCTCCCCTCAACACAAGTCTTTGTAAAGATTTGTGAGAATTTCAGACTATCCATTTAACTTATACGTTGAACGTACAGGATCTCAAACAACACAATGCGATGTTAATCGATATGTAATGCGATTCAGTAAAGGAGATAGTCGATGAGTAAGAATAAAGTAGGGCTGTGGATTGACCATAGAAAAGCTGTTGTCGTATCTATTACCGAGAAAGGGGAAGAGATAAAAGAGATAGAATCAGAAGTTGAAAAACAGCCTCGGCGTTCTGGTGACTCACCTCTTAAAGGTACATACGAACCAGTTCAAGTCCCTGCTGATGATATCCTCCAGAGAACTTTCACAGGAAGTTTAAATGTCTACTATGACAAGGTTATTGACTCTATTGGTAGCGCTGAATCTATTCTGATATTTGGTCCAAGTACGGCAAAAGACGAACTCAAAGAACGGCTTAAAGAGAACAATCTCGATAGTCGCATCGTTGGTATCGAGACGGTTGACAAGATGACAGATCATCAGATTGCAGCAAAAACAAGAGAGAACTTTGCCAAATCTTGACGATTTAGCGACACTGAAAAATTGAAAAATTTTATGCAGACTTTAAATCAGACTACAAGTTCATCTAAAAGCCAAAAGCCTAGCACCTTTAAGGATTCATCCGCGTCACTCATCAGCATTGCCCAGAGCAATGTGGATGAAGTTCTCCACTTATTTGAAACTGAGTTAGAGGGACTGAGCGAACCTGAAGCTAAGCAGAGGTTAGATAAATATGGACTAAATGAAATTGCTCGTGAGAAGAAGATTGCGTGGTATGTACAACTGTTGAAAACAGTGACTAATCCTCTCTCGCTTTTACTGATTGTTTTAGCGATCGTTTCGTTGTTTACTGGAAGTACAACCGCCGCTTTGATCATTTTTATAATGGTACTTTTTGGTGGATTATTGCGGTTCTCGCAAGAGTTCAAATCGAATAAAGCTGCCGAAAAATTACGGGAAATGGTGAGTGCCAAGGCAACTGTTAATCGCAAGAATGATAGTCAAAATGATAAAAGAGAGACTGCATCCCCATCTAAAGATGTCAAAGCCATAACCAAAGGCGCAGAAATTGAAGTAAAGCTGCTAGTGCCTGGAGATATTATTTTTCTATCCGCAGGAGATATGATTCCTGCGGATATCAGACTGATTGAGGCGAAGGATCTATTTCTGAGTCAGTCAACTCTCACGGGGGAGTCTCTCCCTGCCGAAAAGCATGTAGACCTAAGCGATCGCAATGAGAAAAATCCCCTAGAGCTAGCCAACCTCTGTTTTATGGGTACGGCGGTAGTCAGTGGCTCAGGAACAGCGGTGGTCGTAGAAACTGGCGGACATACTTACCTTGCCTCATTAGCAAAAACTGTCAGTGGTAGCAAGCCCCGCACAAGTTTTAATAAAGGTGTCAATGGTGTAACCATGCTGCTGTTGCGCTTTATGTTGGTCATGGCTCCCTTAGTTTTTTTGATTAATGGCATATTTAAAAAGAACTGGGTCGAGGCGTTTACTTTTGGTTTATCGGTAGCTGTGGGGCTTGCCCCAGAAATGCTGCCTGTGATTGTCACCGCCAATTTAGCGAAAGGTGCGATCGCGATGTCTGACAAAAAGGTGATTGTCAAAAACATTGATGCGATTCAAGACTTTGGCTCAATGAATATTCTCTGTACAGACAAAACGGGGACTTTGACCCAAGACAAAATCGTTTTGCAGAGACACTTAGATCCCTACGGACAAGAAAGTACCGATGTTCTTAAATACGCCTATCTCAATAGTTTCTATCAGACTGGTTTAAAGAATTTATTAGATATCGCCGTTCTTGAACATGATCAAGAACTTGAATCCTTAGAAATTGAGAAAAACTATCAGAAGTTTGATGAAATTCCCTTTGATTTTGTACGTCGGCGGATGTCCGTTGTCATCGAAGAAATGGGAAAACAACATGTGCTGATTTGCAAAGGTGCTGTAGAGGAAGTTCTCAAGGTTTGCACTCAACTTAAAGTCCACGATCGCGTTGAGGTAATGGATGATGCCGCTCGCACTAAAGTTGCTGATTTACAAAAATCTCTCAACTCTGATGGATTAAGAGTAATTGCTGTAGCCTATAAAGTGATGCCAACCGATCAAGCCCATTATGCAATTAACGATGAGAGTGATCTGATTCTACTGGGAAATATTGCCTTTCTCGATCCACCCAAAGATTCTGCTGCGGAAGCGATTAAAGCTCTCAAGCGCTCTGGTGTTGATGTCAAAATCTTAACTGGCGATAATGAAATCATTACTCAGAAAATCTGTAAAGATGTCGGATTGCCCGTCCAAAATGTTCTATTAGGTAGTGATATTGAAGCTTTGTCGGACGATAAACTTGCCGAAGTCGCCGCAACCACTACTATTTTTGCAAAATTTTCTCCCACTCAAAAAGCCAAAGTTATTCAAGTTCTACGCAAAAAAGGGCTTGTTGTGGGGTATATGGGCGATGGTATCAATGATGCGGCGGCTCTGCGAGAAGCTGATGTGGGGATCTCCGTGGATACTGCCGTAGATATTGCCAAAGAAGCCGCCGATATCATTTTATTGGAAAAGAATTTGTTAATTCTCGAATCTGGCGTAATGGAAGGTCGCAGAACCTTTGCCAATATCATCAAATATATCAGGATGGGGACTAGCTCTAATTTTGGCAATATGTTTAGTGTATTGGGCGCGAGTGCATTACTCCCCTTTTTACCGATGCAACCAGTCCAGATATTAATCAATAATCTTCTCTACGATTTTTCGCAAACGGGAATTCCCTTTGATGATGTCGATCGCGAAGATTTAGCCAAGCCTCCGCAATGGAAAATTGATAATATTCAGCGCTTTATGATCTTTATTGGACCGATCAGTTCTGTTTTTGACTATGCGACCTATGCCTTGATGTGGTTTGTATTTGGGGCAACAACTAGAGACAATCAAGCTCTTTTTCAAACAGGTTGGTTTGTGGAAAGTCTGATGACGCAAACGCTGATCGTTCATGTCATTCGCACTTCTAAGATTCCCTTCTTCCAGAGTCGAGCTTCTTTGCCAATGCTGATGATTACCGCTACGATCATGGGCATCGGCTTATATTTACCCTTTTCACCGATCGCCTCAAGTTTAGGGTTTGTTCCATTACCAGCCGTTTACTTTGTCTGGCTAGCTTTCATCCTCACTTCCTATTGCATCCTGACTCAGTTTGTAAAGACTTGGTTTATCAAAAAATATGGCTACAGTTAAAACTGACTTTAAAGACTATTACAGCGTCTTGGGAGTGAGCAAAACCGCCACTCCTGAAGAAATCAAGCGAGCATATCGGAAGATTGCCCGTAAGCATCATCCAGACCTCAATCCTGGGGATGAAGAAGCAGAGGCAAAGTTTAAAGATCTAAATGAAGCGAATGAAGTACTCTCCGATCCAGAGAAGCGTGAGAAGTACGATCGCTTTGGACAGCATTGGAACCAACCTAATTACACTGAAGCGCCACCACCAAGTGAAACTAATACTGGGAATGGCTTCGATCAGTATGGAGACTTTGATTCGTTTATTAACGATCTTCTAGGGCGATCGCAACGTCGAACCTCCAGTGACGGATTTCGCTCTCAAGCACCTGCACCAGATACCGAAGCTGCGATCGTCCTCACCTTTTCCGAAGCATTTCATGGTGTTCAGAAGCGCTTACAACTTGATAATGATACGATCAATGTTCGCATTCCCGCAGGGGCAACAACAGGAAGCCGAATTAGACTCAAGGGCAAAGGTCGCCCTAGTCCCTTCTCTCAACAGCGTGGCGATTTGTATCTCACGATTGAATTGTTACCGCATTCCTTCTTTCACTTTGAAGGCGATCGCTTTGTGTGTAATGTCCCAATTCGTCCCGATGAAGCAGTTTTAGGTGCGGAAATCAATGTGCCGACACCCGATGGCAGCGTGACCATGAAAGTCCCGAAAGGATTACAAACGGGACAATCCCTAAGGTTGCGTGGCAAAGGTTGGACATTGCCCAAAGGCGGACGCGGTGATTTATTTGCCAAACTTCAGATCGTTACGCCACAAGATCTGAATGCGATCGAGCAAGAATGTTACGAAAAAATCCAAGCCAACACCAGCTTTGACCCACGCATTCACTTAGAGGAGATTAAGTTATGAACGAAGTTCTTTCAACAAGCCATTCATCAAGTCTCTCAACGATGGTAGTTTCCCTCGAAGGTGAACAACTTTACACCTTTGAATATGCCGCATCCTTAACAGAGACTTCAATTACAGTTGTACAGGTTTATGTCGAGTTAGGTGTAATCGAGCCAAACGGAACAATGCTCCATTCGCGCGAAATTTCTCGAATTGCTCAAATTCAACGCCTGCGTCGGGACTTGGGGCTAAATCTAGTTGGAGCTGCGATCGTGCTAGATATGGCTCAGGAACTCGCGCAACTACGCGCAAGGCTAAAAGCGCATCAGACCCACCCAGCCAACCAACTATGAGATATCCCAACCAATTGCCAAAATCAGCACCAAAAACACCGCCCGAATCAACTCCCGATCTAGCTATAGATCGAGAACGTTACGAAGTATTGCAACAGTGGGAAGGTTGGCTAGAGATGCCGATGCTAGTGTTGAGTTTTGCTTGGTTAGGACTGCTGATAGTTGAGCTAGTTTGGGGTTTGAATCCGCTTTTAGAGACGATTGGCGTTACCATTTGGATCATTTTCATTTTAGATTTTTGTCTAAAATTCTTGCTTGCGCCACACAAACTTTTTTATCTTAATCACAATTGGCTAATCGCTTTCTCTTTAATCATTCCTGCGTTACGAACTTTAAAGATCGTGCCAATCCTTCGCTCTTTGCAATCAGTTCATGCTGTGAGAGGGTTGCAGTTGTTGGGGATCATGACTAGAACGAATAGGGGAATGCGCTTGCTTGGGACTAGTATGGAACGTCGAGGAATTGGCTATGTGTTCGCCCTAACGGTGATCGTCGCTTTAGCTGGTGCGGCGGGAATCTATACATTTGAGCACAGACTGACCGATGGGGCAGTTGGTATTGCGGATTACGGTACGGCGCTATGGTGGACAGCGATGGTGATGACCACAATCGGCTCGGATTATTTCCCTAAAACTGAGGAAGGACGGGTGCTGTGTTTTTTATTAGCGGTAT encodes:
- a CDS encoding class I fructose-bisphosphate aldolase is translated as MNVQDLMETAKSLVANNKGLLAMDESNPTCNRRFAKLSIPQTEESRRAYRELIITTPSLSEYISGVILYDETIRQHKKDGTSFIKVLSDAGIITGIKVDIGAKDMAGHPREKITEGLDGLRDRLKEYFQMGARFAKWRAVITIADGIPSRGCIEANAQSLARYAALCQETGLVPIVEPEVLMDGVHSLSQCSEITEEVLRTVFNQLYTQRVMLEGMILKPNMVLSGLTCSQQESVDEVADATVNCLSRVVPAAVPTIAFLSGGQSAELASARLNAMNFRFKSRSPWALAFSFARAIQQPALEIWQGKEANVSKAQQALLHRTKCNWAACQGVYNAAMEGVGT
- a CDS encoding PRC-barrel domain-containing protein; the protein is MLNKAKTLNGYSLNSLDGEIGKVKEFYFDDQYWTIRYLVADTGNWLTGRQVLLSPYALVAVIKEQHDITINLTKKQIESSPSLSSHKPVSKQFEMSYFGYYGYPMYWSGSYMWGAYPYIQHNPELSTEINREEKSWDSHLRSTDAVNGYHIQATDGEIGHIEDFIIDDETWTIRYLIINTANWWSGKKLLLSPQWIDRVSWDESKVFVNHSRETIKRSPEYTDESLLTLDYETKLHLHYNRQGYWVEDLIANEPPHTIGIGVTQEA
- the mgtA gene encoding magnesium-translocating P-type ATPase, with product MQTLNQTTSSSKSQKPSTFKDSSASLISIAQSNVDEVLHLFETELEGLSEPEAKQRLDKYGLNEIAREKKIAWYVQLLKTVTNPLSLLLIVLAIVSLFTGSTTAALIIFIMVLFGGLLRFSQEFKSNKAAEKLREMVSAKATVNRKNDSQNDKRETASPSKDVKAITKGAEIEVKLLVPGDIIFLSAGDMIPADIRLIEAKDLFLSQSTLTGESLPAEKHVDLSDRNEKNPLELANLCFMGTAVVSGSGTAVVVETGGHTYLASLAKTVSGSKPRTSFNKGVNGVTMLLLRFMLVMAPLVFLINGIFKKNWVEAFTFGLSVAVGLAPEMLPVIVTANLAKGAIAMSDKKVIVKNIDAIQDFGSMNILCTDKTGTLTQDKIVLQRHLDPYGQESTDVLKYAYLNSFYQTGLKNLLDIAVLEHDQELESLEIEKNYQKFDEIPFDFVRRRMSVVIEEMGKQHVLICKGAVEEVLKVCTQLKVHDRVEVMDDAARTKVADLQKSLNSDGLRVIAVAYKVMPTDQAHYAINDESDLILLGNIAFLDPPKDSAAEAIKALKRSGVDVKILTGDNEIITQKICKDVGLPVQNVLLGSDIEALSDDKLAEVAATTTIFAKFSPTQKAKVIQVLRKKGLVVGYMGDGINDAAALREADVGISVDTAVDIAKEAADIILLEKNLLILESGVMEGRRTFANIIKYIRMGTSSNFGNMFSVLGASALLPFLPMQPVQILINNLLYDFSQTGIPFDDVDREDLAKPPQWKIDNIQRFMIFIGPISSVFDYATYALMWFVFGATTRDNQALFQTGWFVESLMTQTLIVHVIRTSKIPFFQSRASLPMLMITATIMGIGLYLPFSPIASSLGFVPLPAVYFVWLAFILTSYCILTQFVKTWFIKKYGYS
- a CDS encoding DnaJ C-terminal domain-containing protein encodes the protein MATVKTDFKDYYSVLGVSKTATPEEIKRAYRKIARKHHPDLNPGDEEAEAKFKDLNEANEVLSDPEKREKYDRFGQHWNQPNYTEAPPPSETNTGNGFDQYGDFDSFINDLLGRSQRRTSSDGFRSQAPAPDTEAAIVLTFSEAFHGVQKRLQLDNDTINVRIPAGATTGSRIRLKGKGRPSPFSQQRGDLYLTIELLPHSFFHFEGDRFVCNVPIRPDEAVLGAEINVPTPDGSVTMKVPKGLQTGQSLRLRGKGWTLPKGGRGDLFAKLQIVTPQDLNAIEQECYEKIQANTSFDPRIHLEEIKL
- a CDS encoding chaperone modulator CbpM, coding for MNEVLSTSHSSSLSTMVVSLEGEQLYTFEYAASLTETSITVVQVYVELGVIEPNGTMLHSREISRIAQIQRLRRDLGLNLVGAAIVLDMAQELAQLRARLKAHQTHPANQL
- a CDS encoding potassium channel family protein — protein: MRYPNQLPKSAPKTPPESTPDLAIDRERYEVLQQWEGWLEMPMLVLSFAWLGLLIVELVWGLNPLLETIGVTIWIIFILDFCLKFLLAPHKLFYLNHNWLIAFSLIIPALRTLKIVPILRSLQSVHAVRGLQLLGIMTRTNRGMRLLGTSMERRGIGYVFALTVIVALAGAAGIYTFEHRLTDGAVGIADYGTALWWTAMVMTTIGSDYFPKTEEGRVLCFLLAVYAIALCGYATAILATFFVGQDAESDEAELAGTKSIQALQVEIAALRTEIQALAKRDLDH